The nucleotide sequence CGACGCCCGTTTGCGTGTCCCCGCGTGACGATTGCCGATTCCAGGGGCAAACTTCTTGGCAAACGTCGCAACCAAAAACCCAGTCACCGATTTGCGGGCGTAGGGGCCGGGGAATGCTGCCGCGATGTTCGATTGTCAGATAGCTGATGCATCGGGACGCATCCATGACGCCGGGCTGTGGAAACGCGTCGGTCGGACAGGCATCCAGGCAAGCGGTGCAGGTGCCGCAATGAAAACGATCGAACGGTGGATCCGGCTGCAGTTGCACGGTGGTCAGTATGCACGCTAGAAAGAAATAGCTGCCGACCTGGGGTCGCAGCAGCAGTGTGTTTTTGCCTCGCCAACCCAGGCCGGCCAACTGTGCAACTTCACGTTCCATGATCGGTGCGGTGTCGACCACACCACGCGACCGCGACTCAGGTGCAACCGACTGTAACTGACGGCAAAGCGTCTTCAGCTTGGGATGGATCCAATCGTGATAATCGTCGCCGGTCCACGCGTAACGGGCGACCTTTCCGCGACCACCGGTGGATTGACCGTGGCTGGGCACAGGGTTTCTCGGAGCATCGATCTGTTCGGATCCACTGGGATAGGGATATGCCAAGGCGATGATGGAACGGACGCCTGGCAACACCCCACTGGGATGTTTGTAGGCGTCGATCCGCTGGGAAAAGTAATCCATTTCAGCGGCATAGCCTTCGTCGATCCAGCGCAGCAATTCGCTGTGGCCCTGTGACGAAACCGCTGGCGCGAATCCGCACAGGTGGAAGCCCAACTGGCCGGCGAGGGCGCGAATTTCCGCTTTCAATTCGTCGTGAACGGGATCGGATTGCATGTGGCCAATGGACGCACGTGGCGGGGATGGTGGGGATCGAACGTGCGGGACGATGACTATTGTGGACCGATTCGACATATTGGGAAACCGCGTTCGACCGGAAAATCTTCGTCGACGCCCCGCCTTAGGCGATCTTCCCGCCTAGTTTCATCCCCCCTCCCTTCCCACCTTAGGAAACCCCATGGGCATCTTTCGTTTCCTGAATCCGTCTCCGGTTCAACGCGCTGTCGCGTTTGGCATGATCGCCGCGATGATTGTTTGCGGTAACGCTGAATCACGATTCCTTAGCGCGGCGGACGAAACGTCTGCGTATCAATTGTTTGTCGACATTCATGCGGATGACGGGGGTACCGGAACGGCGGACCATCCCTTGCCGAACTTGGAAGCCGCCAAGCAGACGATTCGGCAACGACGCGGTTCGGGGGCCTGGGCGGTCGGCGGTGCGGTCGTGGTGAACGTCGCGCCGGGGGTTTACCCGGCCGAATCGTCGCTGGGGTTCGGGGCGGCCGATGGTGGAAGCGAATCTGCACCCGTGATCTATCGCAGCACCCAGCCTGGTGGCGCCACAATTCAGGGCGGCGTCACGCTGAAGGCGTCGGACTTTCGGCCGGTTCGCCAAGCGTTGGATGATCCCGCAACGACGAGAATGGATCCCGGCGTCTGGGATCGAGTCCTTGTCTGCGACTTGGGCGATCGAGGGATGGAGTTTCCGAAGGTTCCGAAATCCTATCGTGCGGTTCCGCCGGCACCTTGGTTGTACGTGGATGGACGGCCGATGGAGTTGGCTCGGTGGCCGAATCACGATGACGGTGATGGATGGGCAAGATTCCACGAAGCGATCGACACGGGGCTGGGGAATCCCGATAGCGAAGACCCCGCCAAGCGTCAGTTGCGTCCGGGATCCTTTCGTTTCGACGATCCGCGTCCCGCACGCTGGGACATTCAGCGTGGCGTTTGGTTGTGCGGCTATTGGACACACGACTGGAGCGATGAAGTCATTCAGATCGCTCAATACGATCCCGCCGAAAAGGCGATCCAGTTGGCTGCGCCGCATCACTATGGCATCAAAGGAAAGACTTGGGGCAACAGCCAGCGTCGTTTCTTTGCCGTCAATGTCTTGAGCGAACTGGATGCACCGGGCGAATGGTATCTGGATCGTCAGCAACAACGTTTGTTCTTGGATCCACCGACTGGTTTCGCAGATTCGTCCATCACGCTGGCCACACTGACCGAACCGATCCTGAAGATCGAACAAGCGAAGCACCTGCGTTTCGAAGGCTTCACGATCGAATTCGGACACGGCGATGCCATCGATGTTCGTGACGGACGCGATGTTCGGATCGCCGGATGTACGATTCGAAACATGGGTGCCGGTGGTGTCCGCGTGACCGGATCGGAAAACCAAGTGCGTTCGTGTGACTTGTATCAGCTGGGGACGTTTGGTATTTCGCTAAGTGGTGGCGATCGCAAGCAACTGACCATGGCTGGCAACGTGGCGGACAATAATCATGTTCACCACTACGGATTGTTTCAGCGGACGTATGCGGCCGGGATTTCAGCGGGCGGATGCGGGCAAACCATCACGAACAACCTGATTCATGACGCGCCGCACAACGCGATTCGATACGGCGGCAACGAACATCGCATTGAACGCAACGAGATTCATCATGTCGTGTTGGAAACGGGCGACGCGGGCGCGTTCTACACCGGACGTGATTGGACCAGTCAGGGAAATGTGTTGCGGCACAACTACATTCACGACCTTGGCGTTGGGAACACCGATCACGTCAACACCATGGCGATCTATTTGGATGATTGTGACAGCGGCGACACGTTGGAAGGCAACATCATGGTCCGTGCCGGTCGCGCGGTGATGATTGGCGGCGGCCGTGACAACAAAGTCGTCAACAACTTGGTGATCGATTGCCCGATCGGTATCCATCTGGATTCACGTGGGATGACGTGGTCGCAGTGGAACAATCCGGAACACCCGAGTTGGATGCTGGAGGACAAAGCATTGGCTTTGGGCTATCAGTCACCAATCTGGGCCCAGCGCTATCCCAGCCTTGCCAAGATCATGGCGGATTCACCCAAGGAACCGCTGCACAACCGGTTCGCACGCAATGTGTTTGTCGATTGCGACCGACGTGTTTGCCAATTCGATAGCAACGTGATGAAGTTGCTTGGCAAGTTGGACGTTGCCGACAATGTGGCGGTCACCAGCACCGGATCGTCTGCGTCAACGGTCAAGGTCGCAGACCTTGCTGGCTTTGCCAATCAAGACGCCAAGATCGATGCGTCCGGTGACGACAAAGTGGGCGCGTATTTGAAACAACAAGACGCATCCGGATGGATGGGGATCGACGGCTGGGAACCGATTCCGGTGGACAGGATCGGGTTGCGAAAGGACGCTTACCGAAAAACGTTGCCATAGCGTAACGTTGCAACGCGATCGTCAACGGCTATCGACGCGTCGCTGCATTGCCGGCGACGTCGGTGGTTGAACCGCGAAGACTGTGTCGGTAGTAGACTTCCAAGCACAGCGTCGCCATCGCGGTGGTGTAAACTTTGCCGCCATAGCCGCCCCAAACCGAATCGGTCGGCCAACTGCCGTCGGGCAACTGGGTCGCCAGTAAACGTGTCTTCAGTGCCTGGTTCCAACGCTGCCACGCGGCATCCTGCAACTGGTGCAATGCGATTGTCGCGTAGTACCAGTAGTAGTAATTGTCTTGGCCCACACCGGGCGGCTGTTCCAGCAAGAATTGTTCGGCTTCGAAGATCTCAGCCGGCGGAACCGTGTCACCCATCAGCAATCGGGTGGCCAGCGCCTCGGCGGTCATCGTCCGCGTCGGTTTTTCGCCGGGGCGATAGCTGGCCAAGCCGCCGCTGCGGCCGGCACGAACGGTCCGCAAGAATCGCAGTACACCGCCGACCGCTTGACGATCGGCGGGCAGCCCCGCGCGGAAACCGGCATCCATAACCATCGCCTGCCATCCCAATTGGCTCAGGTCGCCGGGATCGCCGGGCGTGTATCGAAACCCACCAGTGGTCGGATGCTGCATCGACCGGGTGTACATCAACGCCCGTCGCGTGGCTTCGATCGCGTTGGGGTCGGATGACATCGCCGCGGCTTCGCCCATGGCCAACGCGGCCATTCCGTGGCAGTAGTTCGATGCGTAAAGCGTGGCGTTGCCGGCCAGGGATCCGCTGGATTTCTGTTGACGGATCAGATAGACCAGGCCGCGATAGACGTTTTCGCTGTAGGGGCCTTCGACGTGCGTGTTGCCCGAACCGACCATGGCCAACAAAGCCAACCCGGTGGATGCGGAATCCGAACGTGACCCGGCGACCACGCCGTGGGCGTCGGATCGAGCTTCACCCAGTGGCCGTCGTTCTTGGCCGGATCCGGCCGATCGGCTGTCAAAACCACCGTCGGACCGTTGATGCATGGCCAGGAATTTCAAAGCGCGTCCCACGGCGGCTTCGGTGTTCTGGTCGCCACCGGTTTGTTGCAGTGCCAGCTGTTTCGCGGAACCGACTCGGTTGGCAAAGTCGGCTTTGCGCGCGCCGGCCGTCATGGCTGCGGGGGCACTGGAGATCGCGCTGCTGACGGTCGCCGTCGGATGTGACGCGGGGGCCGATGTGCCAGGGGGCGGTGCGCTGGCGGGCGATGGCGTCGATGAAGTGATCGCGGCCTGCTTTGATGGATCGGGCGATGAAGCCGCCGAAGTATCCATGGCGGAACTAACGGCGGGCTCCGGTGCAATGGACTGTGTGGAATCGATCTGGCTGGCTGCGGCCATATCGTTTGTCGCGTCGATCTCGTTCAGCCAGTCGTCCAACAACGCTTGCGTGGCCATCGCGATCGGCTGATCGTTGATGGAGTCGCTGGGCTCTGTGTTTTCCGTTGGATTTTCGGCATCCTCGGGTCTCGGTGCAGCATCGAATGATTCGAACGCCAATGAATCGGGAACCGGGGCCGGTTGGGGTGGCATCGGATCGGCCGGCGCGACATCGGCAACATCCGTCGCGGCGTCATCAATCGGCGGATCCAAGGGTGCCGTCGGGGTTTCGACCAGATCGGTCAGTTCGGCGACCGGAAGCGGCGCAATCATGGCCGACGGATCGTCACCAGCAACGTCCGTGGTCCAAAGGTCCGCATCAAAGACGGCGACATTGACTTCCGAAACACCGGGATCGTCGTCGCTGTCGGGATCGACGTTGGTGCTGCCGCCGGGATTCTGGATCAACGGCACGGCAAAGAAAATCACCGCGTGCAGGGCGATCGACATCAACAAACAGACCACCGCCGCTTGTCGACCGCTGCGTTTTCGACGACCGAACAACCAAACCGTGATGACCAACAGCCCGATCGCTGCAACGGCGACGGGATAAACCACCCATGGATCGGTCCACAAGTTCGTCGGATCGATCACCGTCGCATGCCTTGTGGAGAGACCGAAGCGACCGATGGACCTTTGGCGGCCAAATTGATGTTGGCGATTCCCGAATTGCGAATCGTGCGCAGGATCTGGTCGACGACGTCAAACGGTGCGTTGCGTTCGGCGCGAACCAGCACACGCAAACCGGGATAGACGGCAAACTGTTCTTGAAGACTTTGGTACAGCTGATCCGGTGCAACCATTTGTCCGTCCAACGTGACGCTGCCGTCGCCGGCGACATCGACGATGCGTTTGTCGGGCAGTCGGCTGATGGCTTGCATGTCCGCGGCACCGGCGACGTTGACGTTCACCCGGCTTTCCGATTCGCTGAACTTGCTGCCGACCATGAAGAAAATCACCAACAAGAACACCACATCAATCATGGGTGTCAGGTTGATCGTTGCGTCTTCGGATCGGCTGCGTTTGGGCATCGGAGTTTTCCGGCGTTGCAATCAGCGTGGCTAGGCGGCGCGACGTTTACGCGACTTGGTTCCGCCGCCGGCACTTTCCAGGCCTTCGGCGGAAATACAATCGACGACGCGTTGGCACAGCTTGTCGATTTCGTTCAAGTATCCGTCCGACTTGGCACTGAAATACATGTAAGCCAGGTAAGCGGGAATGGCGACGGACAGACCGCCGGCGGTGGTCAGCAGTGCTTGGCTAATTCCGCTGGCCAACAGTTCGGGGTGGCCGATCGATTCTTGGCTGCTGATCGTTTCAAACGCTTCGATCATGCCCAAGACGGTGCCCAACAGTCCGATCAATGGGGCGACATTGCTGATCGCGTGAAAGACCCGCAGGAAACGACGCAGACCGTCGGCGACGCGATCGCCCGCATCCATCACCGCTTGTTCGACTTCGAACATGGGGCGGCCCCAGCGGCGAACGGCTGCTTGAAAGACCTCCGCGACGGGGCAACTGAATTCTTCGCACAACTCGGTCGCCTCGTCGAAGCTTAGTTGTCCGTCTTCGACACATTCGGTGAACCGGCGCACGAACGGACGCGGGATCACGCGGCCGCGACGCAGTGAAACCAACCGTTCCATCGACAATGCCAAAACCACCAGCGAACAGATCGCCAGTGGGATCATCAACACGCCACCTTGGGAGATCTTGTCGACGATCGCCGGCATTTCCCAAGCGGCCGATTCGTCTTCGGACTCCGGTGCAATGTCTTGTTGCGTTTGCGGCAATTCCTGGTTCAGCGACGGGATCGATGACGGCGCGGACGCGATGCGTGCATCCGGGCCGGTGGCCGCTGTGTTGTAGTATTGGGTGTTGCCGTTGTTGAAATTCGACTGGCCATTGAATCCCGCTTGGCCGCCCTGGAAGTTCAGCGACTGGGGACGCATCTGCTGGCCGGTGGCGACCGGCATCCATGCGGTCCATGCGACCAAGCCGAAGGCCAGGACCATCGGTGGCAACAGGAATGACACCAAGCCCCGCCATGCCGGGCTGCCGCGTCGATCGTCGGCCGCAACGAATTTTCTGGTTCCGCCTTTGTTCGTCATCGCTTCAACGTCGAATCCGCTTGCGAGGATGCTGCTGGTAGATTGGCGAGCCGGCGTCGTGCCAATTCGCTGTGGGGACTGTCGCCGAAGCGACGTACGAGGTTGCCATAACACATCGATGCCGATTGTGTCCTCCCCAAATGTTCAAACGATTTGCCCGCTTGGACCAACGACGCCGCCACCCAGGGTGATTCCGGGTCGATGCCTTCGACCAGTCGGTAGGCGTCGATCGCTGCCGTGTAGTCTTGCTGCAAGAAATACGTTTCCCCGATCAACCACTGGGCGCGGCCGCGAAGGGTGGTGATCGCGTGGGGGTTCCGGACGACCGATTCCAACAGGTCGCGGGCGTGCCCGAACTGCAGGGCTCGGATCGAAAGGTCCGCGTCCAGCAGATCCACGAACACCCGTTTGGCCGTGTCGGTGCCGGCGGCCTGTCGCGCCGCCAAGACTCGCGCCGCCGCTTCGTCACGCTGGCCGTGTTGGCAGGCGATCTCCGCCAGACGCAGCAGCGACGTGATTCGAGTGTCCCCGAAATCATCGACCGCTCGGATCCACCAAGCATGCGACTGTTGTCCGCGACCGTCTTGCACCAACGATTCCGCCAAAATCGATAGCAGCTCGGCGGGTTCTTTCAGCGCTGGTTCTTCGGGCAGGTCGTGGTCTTTGGGGGCCGCCACGTCCGCCGGGGAGCTTGTCTTTCCGATCACGTCATCGGCCGTGGCGTCGCCGAGTGCGGCGGCAATGGAGCTCCAATCCGATGCCGCAGCCAAACGCCGGCAAGCGGCCAGCTTGACCGGGATCGAGATGTCGTTATTGGTCAGGCCCGTCAGAATCTTGCTGGACAAGATGGTTGCGAAGGTGCCGTCGCCGATATTCGATAGCCTCTTTTGGACCCACCGGATGGTGTCCGCGTCGTCGGTGTTACGGATCAAACGCTGGGCGTCGTCATCGAACGCATCGGGTTGATCGCCGCCCGCATCGACCAGGACAAGCAACGCCAGGACTTGACTGTCCGAGACTGGTTCGGCTTGTCTGCGAAAATGTTTCAGCCAGTGACTGTCGGCCAGTTCCGTGGGATTCCAATCGCCTGATTTTGCCTTCGAGACAAGCATTGACGTCAGGCCGGACGTCGGATCAGTGGTTGGGGCCCCAGCGTCCACAACGCTTGTCATCGCGAAAGGCAACATGGAATCGGCGGAACGCCAGTCGTCGGCCAGGATGAAGTGTTGGATCGCTTGATGGGCCGCGACCACCGCATCGCTGTGATCGGGATGGTTGCGAACAAAGTCGGCCATCGCGTTGCCAATTTCGGCCGGCGAAGCGTCCGGGTTGGACAGCACGCACCAGGCCGAGCCCAGGTCGGCAGTGGCCGCGACGTCCGCCGAAGCGGTTTTTGCCACGAGTGCAAAGGTGGTGGCCGCGGCGGCCGGGTCGGACTGCATTTGTCGTTTGGCTGATCGCATCAGGAACGTGTGGATCCACTGGCGATGCGTTTCGTCCAATTCGTCAGCGTGTGCTAACGCCTCTTCAAGACACTGTGTTGCACCGGAGAAATCACCGTCGGCGGCCAGGGCGGACGCGGAAGCCATGCGAATGCCGTTTCGACGCGATGCCGGCAGGTCGGCGCCGGCGTGGTGTAACCAATTCAGGCAACGACGAAACGTCTCGGCGGCATTCTGGCTGTCCTGCGTCAATGCTTGACCCAGCATGACGTGGGTCAGGATCATCGCCGGTCCGATCTGTCGGCGGTCCGCTTCGCTGATGGACTGCGCGGGCCCCAATGCTTGATCGACTTTGCTCAGGCGGTCGTTCGCTTGGCTCAGTTCGCCGCTTTGGATCAGGCGTCGGACTTCGGCCAATTCGTTCAGCGTGTTGGCCGGTACGGACGCGGAATCATGCGTGGAGTCGACGGCTTCTTGTGCCGACGATGGTTTCCAGTCGATCGCCAGGACGCATCCAAGCGTGACCAGGATGACGGTCGTCATCACTGGCGGGCGACGGTGCCTGTGGATCGATTCGTGCATCAACTGGCTGGGCGGGTCGGTGGACTCGTTCGAAAAGCTCGGGTGCGACGCACACCTCGTGTCGATCGAGCAGGGATCGACGTCCCCTGGCATGCTTACCCAAATTGCGCCGGCGCAATCAATAGCGACAAAAGCGATTCGGTCGGCTGGGGGTGCGGGCGTCCAAAAACGATCTTGCGGCGGGCGCGACCGAGTGCTTACAAGCCGATCAGCCCGCCGAAGCCCTGGCCAATGCTGTCAGGAACCGGGCGCCCGCGCGGCAGCTGGTGCTGACCACGGGACGACCCTGTGTATACGGCGGTTTCGCAGCCAAATTGGACCATTCATCGGAAGGATTCACGTCCAGTGTTTTCACGCAATCCTGCGGCACGAAGCGTGATGACGGCATCGTTCGTCGTCGGCCAAGCGACTCTGTGGTGCTGGCTGGCCGCATCGGCGGCTGCCCAAGGTCCGACGCCCGAACAAATGCGCGAACTGGCGTCGATCCAGTTGCCCGATGATCCGGCGGCCGTGCTGGCGGTGGTTGGAAAGTCACCGATCCTGGCCGGCGAAGTTTTGCCGAAGGTGGACGCGAAGATTCGCGAGGTCACCGCGAAAACGGGCCAGACGATCCCCGAACCACAATTGAAGATCGCTCGCGTGAATTTGGTCCGCGGCGAACTGGCACGAGCGATCCAGTTCAAGATGATGCGTGAATCGTTTGTGCTGGACCAAGTCGGCACCGAAGCGGCCGACAAACGCGAAGAAGCCCAGCAGCGGCTTGCCGCCAAGGCGCGTCAGTACTTTTTCGAAGAACAGTTGCCCAAACTGAAGGAACAATTCGGCACCGAGGACATGGCCGAATTAGAAGCCAAGCTGGGCGAGCAGGGCAGTTCGCTGAAGGCCCAGCGGCGAGAATTCATCGATCAAATGTTGGGTCAGCTGTACGTCAGCAGCAAACTGGACCGTGACCCCAACGTCCCGATCGCCGACATCGTTCGTTTCTATAACCAACATCGCGACGAGTACGAGCGTTCGGCTCAGGCACGTTGGGAACAACTGACGGTCCGCTTTGATCGTTTCGACAATCGCGATGCGGCGCTGGAAGCCATTCGTGCGATGGGTACTGAAGCTTACTACGGCGGAAGCATGCAGGCGGTGGCCCGAGAAAAAAGCCAGGAACCTTTTGCCGCCGATGGTGGCGTTCACGATTGGACTCCACAGGGATCGCTGCGTTCGTCGGTTCTGGACAAACAGATCTTTTCTTTGCCGCTGAACAAGATGAGCCCGATTATCGAAGACGACGAGGGGCTGCACATCGTTCGTGTCTTAGAACGTCGTGACGCCGGTGTGACACCCTTGGCCGACGTCCAAGATGACATCAAGAAGAAACTGCAAAACAAAATCGTCGCCGAAAAGCAGGATCAGCTGATCAAAGAGTTGTCCCAGCGTGTTCCCGTTTGGTCGATCTTTCCCAAGGACACGCCTGGTGCGTTGCCGTTGCCGGGGACGACGGGGATGTTGCGGTGAGCCGGAGCGCAACTGTGCGACAGATGGTTCGCCCCGCTTGGATCGTTCCGGTCATGATGACGTGTTGGTTTGCCGGATGCGGCCAGTTGGCTTATCGGTTGACCAATCCGATGCCCGACCAACCATTGCCCAACCCGATCGAACTGCCCGCTTCGCCGGATGATTTCGTTTGGCTGCAGGTGGTCGATGTCGTCGACGATTACTTTCGGATTGCCAAGGAACAGCCGGTCCAGAACAATCGACAAATTGTTTTGGATGGACAGCTGGAAACGGCCTACCGGACCGGCAGTTCCGTCTTGGAACCATGGCGCAAAGACAGCACGCCGGGGTTCGAACGCTGGCAAAGCACGTTTCAATCGGTACGACGTCGCGCCATCGTGACGTTGCGTCCCAGCGGCAACGGGTACTGGTTGGAAGTGGTCGTTCAAAAAGACTTGGAAGATCCTGATCGCGTTCAGTACGCCACCGAAACGACCGCCGGGGTGCGCCACGACGGTACGCTGGTTTCGGGTGCGGAAGAAGTCCAAGATGGGCCGCAGACACTGGGTTGGATTCCGTTGGGACGCGATGCGGCGTTGGAACAACGCATGGTCGCGGACATTTATGGTCGAATCACCAAAGCCGATCGGCCCCAGGGCTTGCTTCACTAACCCAGCGGCAAACGTTGCTTTCGTCGGTCGAAATGATCGGCGTGTCGGGTGAGCCCCAAATCTTTACTGTCGTCGCAAAATTTTCGCGCACGAAATTTCGTCTGTTTGGTTGCTCGGGGCCATTTGCCACAGCCATCCACAGGGCATCCCCGTGCCGAAACCAGTGGGAGTGCGGCCCGCGACCCATGCGGATCCCTCAAGCGTCGGGGGGCAGGTCAGTGACGGGAAACTGCGTCGGGCGGGGCGCACCGAATAGGCCGACTTTGATGCCTAGTCTTTTTTGGTTCACTGGACCAAAACCGCACAATCGGCACGGTCGGGTCAAAGTCACGTCCGTGGTTCTTCAGCCTTTTTCCAACGCTAATCTTCCGGCACCGACCCGCCGATACCGTAGGCTGCTGGCGGCAAGGATTGTGACGCCGCGTTGATACGGGACCGTTTGCCGGGGGCCTCGGGGCACCATGGTGGCGGGTTGGTTTCCCGGCTGAAAAACTTTTTCGAAACGGATGCTGATGATCGGTTTCTCCCCCTCCAAGATCGACCTGGACCGGCTTCGTATGCTGGTGGAACACCGGCTGTGTGAACTGGGGCATTTGGAGACACAACAGTTTCCGTTGACGATGCGAGAAGTCATTCGCGGCGGCAACCGATGTGGATTCTATTTTTGTCTGCACGGACCTCGTAGCGTGAAGCTGACGGCGATCTGCGACTTAAAGCGTAAGTCGATTCTGTATTACGGACCGGACGGGATCCGCAAAGACACCGTAGAATTGCCGCTGCTGTCGGATTCCATGTTGGAAAAGGCCGGCTGATTCACGGAGGCGACCATCGCGCGATGCGTCGATGACAAACGCAGTGTTAAACGTCGCGGCGTGCTTTTTCTTCCGCTGCACTTTCGCGGAAGTAGTCCGGCGTCAAGCGAATTGGATCCAGCACGCAGCCCATCGATGCCAGCGTGCATGCGATCATGCCAACGCCGGCGGCGACCGGGCGCGGGGGCGTGATGTACCGAGGCGATGCCGCGTCTTTCAGAACCGCATTCTGAAAGACGATGCGATCGCCGATGCACGGAGTCACAGCGTCGGTTTGCGCGAGCGTTTTGTGCCACGCGTCACGTTGCAGGACGGAGGTCAGGCCGGCGATGTGTTGCGGCCAGCCGTCACGAAGTTCCGATCCGTTTGCGATCAGGTCATCGCGAGTGTACCGGCCGGCGTAGACCATCTTGCGATAGGCGTTCAGGCCGACCAAGACTTCGGCGGCGTCGGGTTCAGCGGACAGGAAATTTGCTGCGATCGCCGCTAAAGACGGAACCGCCACGACGGGCAACTGCAAGGCCCAGGCAAGTGTCTTTGCCGTGGTGACCCCAACGCGCAGCCCTGTGAACGATCCAGGGCCGACGGCGACAGAGATGAATTCTGGCATTGCGTCATTTTCGCGGCCCCACGTCATCAGATCTTG is from Crateriforma conspicua and encodes:
- a CDS encoding MotA/TolQ/ExbB proton channel family protein translates to MVLAFGLVAWTAWMPVATGQQMRPQSLNFQGGQAGFNGQSNFNNGNTQYYNTAATGPDARIASAPSSIPSLNQELPQTQQDIAPESEDESAAWEMPAIVDKISQGGVLMIPLAICSLVVLALSMERLVSLRRGRVIPRPFVRRFTECVEDGQLSFDEATELCEEFSCPVAEVFQAAVRRWGRPMFEVEQAVMDAGDRVADGLRRFLRVFHAISNVAPLIGLLGTVLGMIEAFETISSQESIGHPELLASGISQALLTTAGGLSVAIPAYLAYMYFSAKSDGYLNEIDKLCQRVVDCISAEGLESAGGGTKSRKRRAA
- a CDS encoding tetratricopeptide repeat protein, whose amino-acid sequence is MTTVILVTLGCVLAIDWKPSSAQEAVDSTHDSASVPANTLNELAEVRRLIQSGELSQANDRLSKVDQALGPAQSISEADRRQIGPAMILTHVMLGQALTQDSQNAAETFRRCLNWLHHAGADLPASRRNGIRMASASALAADGDFSGATQCLEEALAHADELDETHRQWIHTFLMRSAKRQMQSDPAAAATTFALVAKTASADVAATADLGSAWCVLSNPDASPAEIGNAMADFVRNHPDHSDAVVAAHQAIQHFILADDWRSADSMLPFAMTSVVDAGAPTTDPTSGLTSMLVSKAKSGDWNPTELADSHWLKHFRRQAEPVSDSQVLALLVLVDAGGDQPDAFDDDAQRLIRNTDDADTIRWVQKRLSNIGDGTFATILSSKILTGLTNNDISIPVKLAACRRLAAASDWSSIAAALGDATADDVIGKTSSPADVAAPKDHDLPEEPALKEPAELLSILAESLVQDGRGQQSHAWWIRAVDDFGDTRITSLLRLAEIACQHGQRDEAAARVLAARQAAGTDTAKRVFVDLLDADLSIRALQFGHARDLLESVVRNPHAITTLRGRAQWLIGETYFLQQDYTAAIDAYRLVEGIDPESPWVAASLVQAGKSFEHLGRTQSASMCYGNLVRRFGDSPHSELARRRLANLPAASSQADSTLKR
- the queG gene encoding tRNA epoxyqueuosine(34) reductase QueG, yielding MQSDPVHDELKAEIRALAGQLGFHLCGFAPAVSSQGHSELLRWIDEGYAAEMDYFSQRIDAYKHPSGVLPGVRSIIALAYPYPSGSEQIDAPRNPVPSHGQSTGGRGKVARYAWTGDDYHDWIHPKLKTLCRQLQSVAPESRSRGVVDTAPIMEREVAQLAGLGWRGKNTLLLRPQVGSYFFLACILTTVQLQPDPPFDRFHCGTCTACLDACPTDAFPQPGVMDASRCISYLTIEHRGSIPRPLRPQIGDWVFGCDVCQEVCPWNRQSSRGDTQTGVESMASPEPTMTELDLHDLFTLDDEQFRKRYRKTALWRTRRRGILRNAAIVLGNQGSTESLGPLTTGLSDHEPLVRSASAWALGRIGGEARSILLQRLGTENDPEVIAEIQSAIDHLA
- a CDS encoding ExbD/TolR family protein, with the translated sequence MPKRSRSEDATINLTPMIDVVFLLVIFFMVGSKFSESESRVNVNVAGAADMQAISRLPDKRIVDVAGDGSVTLDGQMVAPDQLYQSLQEQFAVYPGLRVLVRAERNAPFDVVDQILRTIRNSGIANINLAAKGPSVASVSPQGMRR
- a CDS encoding prenyltransferase/squalene oxidase repeat-containing protein; translated protein: MIDPTNLWTDPWVVYPVAVAAIGLLVITVWLFGRRKRSGRQAAVVCLLMSIALHAVIFFAVPLIQNPGGSTNVDPDSDDDPGVSEVNVAVFDADLWTTDVAGDDPSAMIAPLPVAELTDLVETPTAPLDPPIDDAATDVADVAPADPMPPQPAPVPDSLAFESFDAAPRPEDAENPTENTEPSDSINDQPIAMATQALLDDWLNEIDATNDMAAASQIDSTQSIAPEPAVSSAMDTSAASSPDPSKQAAITSSTPSPASAPPPGTSAPASHPTATVSSAISSAPAAMTAGARKADFANRVGSAKQLALQQTGGDQNTEAAVGRALKFLAMHQRSDGGFDSRSAGSGQERRPLGEARSDAHGVVAGSRSDSASTGLALLAMVGSGNTHVEGPYSENVYRGLVYLIRQQKSSGSLAGNATLYASNYCHGMAALAMGEAAAMSSDPNAIEATRRALMYTRSMQHPTTGGFRYTPGDPGDLSQLGWQAMVMDAGFRAGLPADRQAVGGVLRFLRTVRAGRSGGLASYRPGEKPTRTMTAEALATRLLMGDTVPPAEIFEAEQFLLEQPPGVGQDNYYYWYYATIALHQLQDAAWQRWNQALKTRLLATQLPDGSWPTDSVWGGYGGKVYTTAMATLCLEVYYRHSLRGSTTDVAGNAATRR
- a CDS encoding right-handed parallel beta-helix repeat-containing protein — protein: MGIFRFLNPSPVQRAVAFGMIAAMIVCGNAESRFLSAADETSAYQLFVDIHADDGGTGTADHPLPNLEAAKQTIRQRRGSGAWAVGGAVVVNVAPGVYPAESSLGFGAADGGSESAPVIYRSTQPGGATIQGGVTLKASDFRPVRQALDDPATTRMDPGVWDRVLVCDLGDRGMEFPKVPKSYRAVPPAPWLYVDGRPMELARWPNHDDGDGWARFHEAIDTGLGNPDSEDPAKRQLRPGSFRFDDPRPARWDIQRGVWLCGYWTHDWSDEVIQIAQYDPAEKAIQLAAPHHYGIKGKTWGNSQRRFFAVNVLSELDAPGEWYLDRQQQRLFLDPPTGFADSSITLATLTEPILKIEQAKHLRFEGFTIEFGHGDAIDVRDGRDVRIAGCTIRNMGAGGVRVTGSENQVRSCDLYQLGTFGISLSGGDRKQLTMAGNVADNNHVHHYGLFQRTYAAGISAGGCGQTITNNLIHDAPHNAIRYGGNEHRIERNEIHHVVLETGDAGAFYTGRDWTSQGNVLRHNYIHDLGVGNTDHVNTMAIYLDDCDSGDTLEGNIMVRAGRAVMIGGGRDNKVVNNLVIDCPIGIHLDSRGMTWSQWNNPEHPSWMLEDKALALGYQSPIWAQRYPSLAKIMADSPKEPLHNRFARNVFVDCDRRVCQFDSNVMKLLGKLDVADNVAVTSTGSSASTVKVADLAGFANQDAKIDASGDDKVGAYLKQQDASGWMGIDGWEPIPVDRIGLRKDAYRKTLP